In the Leptospira limi genome, one interval contains:
- the kdsA gene encoding 3-deoxy-8-phosphooctulonate synthase — protein MYDLIEEREFFGKKIGGRQPFFLISGPCVMENKDLLDRVCGEMKAICDELGIVYIFKSSFDKANRSSINSYRGPGLEEGRKLLDFIKHKYNVPVLTDIHETIQVDPLKDTVDIFQIPAFLSRQTDLIAKAAETGKWVNVKKGQFMAPDDTRHIKTKIQESGSEKYMVTERGASFGYGNLVFDLRGIPMMHKHGIPIVFDGTHSAQLPGAAGNITGGLREFIPHMMRGAVSVGVEGLFMEVHPDPEKALSDATTQFPLAKAKVLLTQLLELDRLVKTKFLED, from the coding sequence ATGTACGATTTAATTGAAGAAAGAGAATTTTTTGGAAAAAAAATCGGAGGTCGTCAGCCGTTTTTTTTAATCTCTGGGCCTTGTGTGATGGAGAACAAAGACTTACTTGATCGAGTTTGTGGTGAAATGAAAGCCATCTGTGATGAGTTAGGGATTGTTTATATATTTAAATCTTCTTTTGACAAAGCCAATCGTTCTTCTATCAATTCTTATCGAGGTCCAGGTTTGGAAGAAGGACGCAAACTCCTCGATTTTATCAAACATAAATACAATGTACCTGTTTTAACGGACATCCATGAAACCATACAAGTGGATCCATTAAAAGACACAGTGGATATCTTTCAAATTCCGGCTTTTCTTAGCCGCCAAACTGACCTTATCGCCAAAGCTGCAGAAACGGGGAAATGGGTGAATGTGAAAAAAGGTCAGTTTATGGCACCTGATGACACTAGGCATATCAAAACAAAAATACAAGAGTCTGGATCCGAAAAGTACATGGTCACCGAACGTGGTGCGAGTTTTGGGTATGGAAACCTTGTGTTTGATTTACGAGGCATTCCTATGATGCATAAACATGGAATTCCCATTGTATTTGATGGTACCCATTCCGCACAGTTACCTGGTGCTGCTGGCAACATAACAGGTGGTTTACGAGAATTCATCCCTCATATGATGCGTGGAGCGGTTTCTGTAGGAGTAGAAGGACTTTTTATGGAAGTCCACCCTGATCCTGAAAAAGCTTTATCGGATGCAACAACCCAATTTCCTTTGGCCAAAGCAAAAGTTTTACTCACTCAACTTTTAGAATTGGATCGTTTGGTTAAAACGAAGTTCTTAGAGGACTAG
- a CDS encoding LptA/OstA family protein produces the protein MRRLVVVSIFFGFVLQLKTSPIPILYGNDDFFKADETILKNEEKKSKKDKIPIIWGGSSLTQEERVINGFPVKVFILGGGAYIMHKSIKLSAKEIEIIGEEALIGNLKGQVIVEDFQNGVTLTATKGLYDKVAGIVSLENHPVLTQKKDGKLVRIQCQSILRNLEEAKTTLAGKVVVTSEEFQVFGEDAVFSEKEDRIDLKGEPFLFSENRFLIGQTLSYFVKEGSIQLDGDATIYQVSYENKKDKEKDTVSKERVITLFSGKTLTHLNKGKETVTSMNGDAFMYRKNSEFKADLLESRKSNKEIKATGNVSYLDKENGYRMEGGILFYDKEKGYSYLTETPKIVFLNKKDLVERGQLTSVFIERFDDKNETVARGDVQVETQSAKATGEFATYFEKKDELVLEGNPTLVRDSTKVSAGKIILFPKSDKALLTDGLKVIPNGEKK, from the coding sequence ATGAGACGATTGGTAGTCGTGTCTATATTCTTTGGATTTGTATTGCAATTAAAAACATCGCCGATTCCTATTTTGTATGGGAACGATGATTTTTTTAAAGCAGATGAGACAATCCTAAAGAACGAAGAGAAAAAATCGAAAAAAGATAAAATCCCAATCATTTGGGGAGGCAGTAGTCTCACACAAGAAGAAAGAGTGATCAATGGATTTCCGGTAAAAGTTTTTATCTTAGGTGGAGGTGCTTATATCATGCATAAGTCCATCAAACTCAGTGCTAAGGAAATCGAAATCATTGGAGAAGAGGCACTCATTGGAAACCTAAAAGGCCAAGTGATTGTTGAAGACTTTCAGAATGGAGTGACACTCACCGCAACAAAAGGTCTATACGATAAAGTTGCTGGCATAGTTAGTTTGGAAAATCACCCAGTCCTAACTCAAAAAAAAGATGGAAAATTAGTTCGCATTCAATGCCAATCCATCCTTCGAAATTTAGAAGAAGCCAAAACAACTCTCGCAGGAAAAGTAGTCGTTACCTCGGAAGAATTCCAAGTGTTTGGCGAAGATGCTGTTTTTTCTGAAAAAGAAGACCGTATCGACTTAAAAGGAGAGCCGTTTTTGTTCTCAGAAAATCGTTTTCTCATCGGACAGACTCTTTCTTATTTTGTGAAAGAAGGAAGTATCCAATTGGATGGTGATGCAACCATCTACCAAGTGAGTTACGAAAATAAAAAAGATAAAGAAAAAGATACGGTCTCCAAAGAAAGAGTCATCACTTTGTTTTCGGGTAAAACTTTGACTCATTTAAATAAAGGCAAAGAAACTGTTACTTCTATGAATGGTGATGCATTTATGTACAGGAAAAATTCTGAATTTAAAGCTGATCTATTGGAAAGTAGGAAAAGTAATAAAGAAATTAAAGCTACGGGTAACGTAAGTTATTTGGATAAAGAAAATGGTTATCGAATGGAGGGAGGGATCCTTTTTTATGATAAAGAAAAGGGTTATTCTTATTTAACAGAAACTCCCAAAATTGTTTTTTTAAATAAAAAAGATTTAGTAGAACGTGGACAATTAACATCTGTCTTTATTGAAAGATTTGATGATAAAAATGAAACAGTTGCCAGAGGTGATGTGCAGGTAGAAACACAATCCGCAAAAGCCACTGGAGAGTTTGCCACATATTTTGAAAAAAAAGATGAACTTGTATTGGAAGGAAATCCAACCCTTGTAAGAGACTCCACAAAAGTGTCAGCTGGGAAAATCATCTTGTTTCCAAAATCGGACAAAGCCTTGTTAACTGATGGGCTAAAGGTAATCCCGAATGGTGAAAAAAAGTAA
- the lptC gene encoding LPS export ABC transporter periplasmic protein LptC: protein MKTKVWIICFLLVFTSCKDKEYLRIEVEKESGSMVSMRNFSRASYKESGELEWKLKGAESYIFPKENKTIVYGFEFNQFEKGKVTSLMTGNRGEINHQTKTVVLEGKVRLRTNDGKFIESESLTYNLEEKTLASEADVLVYSDGTTIRGKGLRADKSLNKFTIIHPKAVSVGGSNPLKEKP, encoded by the coding sequence ATGAAAACGAAGGTATGGATAATATGTTTCCTCTTGGTTTTTACATCATGTAAAGACAAGGAATACCTTCGGATTGAAGTCGAAAAGGAATCAGGATCCATGGTTTCGATGAGAAACTTTAGTCGCGCTTCTTACAAAGAATCTGGTGAATTGGAATGGAAACTAAAAGGAGCAGAATCGTATATCTTTCCCAAAGAAAACAAAACCATCGTGTATGGATTTGAATTCAATCAGTTTGAAAAAGGAAAGGTTACGTCTCTCATGACAGGGAATCGAGGCGAGATCAACCACCAAACCAAAACGGTTGTTTTAGAGGGGAAAGTTCGCCTAAGAACCAATGATGGAAAATTTATCGAATCAGAATCTCTTACTTATAATTTAGAAGAAAAAACTCTCGCTTCAGAAGCGGATGTCCTTGTATATTCGGATGGAACAACCATTCGTGGGAAAGGATTGCGAGCAGATAAAAGTTTAAATAAATTCACCATCATCCATCCAAAGGCAGTCAGTGTCGGTGGATCCAATCCGCTGAAGGAAAAACCATGA
- a CDS encoding CTP synthase — MSKTRYIFITGGVSSSLGKGVTVAALGCLLEARGYTVSLQKMDPYINIDPGTMSPYQHGEVYVTEDGAETDLDLGYYERFTKSKFSRKNSVSTGQIYHAVIERERKGDYLGRTVQVVPHITNEIRNRIYNLTRDQETDFVIVEIGGTVGDIESIPFLEAIRQMRYEHGSNQVLFLHLTLVPTITAAGEAKTKPTQHSVKELLALGIQPDVLICRINKPMSKEMKNKISLFCNVKEQNVISAVDITTSIYEIPLMYREDKLDEVVLNALGMDLRKLNFSQWENMVKKIRNTKKTVKVALIGKYISLQDAYRSVYESLAHGGIANDVEVEVVKINPEDIDSKNTKELLKGVHGILVPGGFGERGIEGKIAAIQYARTKQIPFFGICLGMQCAVIEFARHVLGFKDANSTEFKPNVEYPVISMIEEQKEIERMGGTMRLGAYPCVVKKGTLAYSEYKADRISERHRHRFEFTLRFKDDFEKKGMNLSGFSPDGSLVEIVEIPNHPWFIGVQFHPEFQSKPTDPHPLFAGFIKAASKLAKKSED; from the coding sequence TTGTCCAAGACCAGATATATATTCATTACCGGTGGTGTTTCCTCTTCTTTGGGAAAAGGGGTCACTGTCGCCGCTCTCGGTTGTTTGTTAGAAGCCAGAGGTTATACCGTCTCTTTACAAAAAATGGATCCTTATATCAATATTGACCCAGGCACAATGAGTCCCTACCAACATGGGGAAGTGTATGTGACCGAAGATGGAGCCGAGACGGATTTAGATTTAGGTTATTATGAACGGTTCACCAAGTCAAAATTTTCCCGTAAAAATTCTGTATCAACCGGGCAAATTTACCATGCCGTCATCGAACGGGAACGGAAAGGGGATTACCTTGGAAGAACCGTACAAGTTGTACCACACATCACAAATGAGATTCGAAATCGTATTTATAACCTAACACGTGACCAAGAAACAGATTTTGTAATCGTGGAAATAGGAGGGACAGTTGGAGATATTGAATCCATTCCATTTTTGGAAGCAATTCGCCAAATGCGATATGAACATGGAAGTAACCAGGTATTATTTCTTCACCTAACACTTGTCCCAACAATTACGGCAGCTGGTGAAGCCAAAACAAAACCTACCCAACATTCAGTAAAAGAGTTATTGGCGTTAGGAATCCAACCAGATGTATTAATCTGTCGTATTAATAAACCAATGTCAAAAGAGATGAAAAATAAAATTTCTCTCTTTTGCAACGTAAAAGAACAGAATGTAATTTCAGCTGTCGATATTACAACATCCATTTATGAAATTCCTTTGATGTATCGAGAAGATAAATTGGATGAGGTTGTACTCAATGCACTTGGTATGGATTTACGGAAACTTAATTTTTCCCAATGGGAAAATATGGTTAAAAAAATTCGTAATACAAAAAAGACCGTAAAAGTGGCGTTAATTGGGAAATACATTTCCTTACAAGATGCATATCGATCCGTTTATGAATCCTTGGCTCATGGTGGAATTGCCAATGATGTAGAAGTGGAAGTTGTTAAAATTAATCCAGAAGATATTGACTCCAAAAATACCAAAGAACTTTTAAAAGGAGTTCATGGAATTCTGGTTCCAGGTGGGTTTGGAGAACGTGGGATCGAAGGAAAAATTGCTGCCATTCAATATGCGAGAACCAAACAGATTCCATTTTTTGGAATTTGTTTAGGAATGCAATGTGCAGTGATTGAATTTGCACGCCATGTTTTAGGTTTCAAAGATGCCAATTCAACTGAATTCAAACCAAATGTTGAATACCCTGTGATTTCAATGATTGAAGAACAAAAAGAAATCGAACGTATGGGTGGAACCATGCGCCTCGGTGCCTATCCATGTGTTGTCAAAAAAGGTACACTTGCTTATTCCGAATACAAAGCTGACCGAATTTCAGAACGTCACAGACACCGTTTTGAATTTACACTTCGATTTAAGGATGATTTTGAGAAAAAAGGAATGAATTTATCTGGTTTTTCACCTGATGGTAGTTTGGTGGAAATTGTCGAAATTCCAAACCATCCTTGGTTCATTGGTGTTCAATTCCATCCAGAATTTCAATCGAAACCAACAGATCCACATCCACTCTTTGCAGGTTTTATTAAAGCTGCATCGAAATTAGCGAAAAAATCGGAGGATTAA